Part of the Crossiella cryophila genome, TGCCGCAGTTCGCCTTCGCCGGCAAGGTGGTACTGCCGCTGCTCACCGGCGGCAGCCCGGCACACGTGCTGGCCCTGGACTACGCGCTGCGGCCGGTGCTCAACTCCCTTGGCGCGCACCACATCGTGCAGGGCTACTTCGTGCTGGACAAGCTCATCGAGCGCACCGAGTCCGGCATCGCACTCGCCGAGGAAGCCGAACGCAACCTGCTGTCCATTGTGGACACCTTCTCCACCGCGGTGCACCGCCGCCGCGGCGAACTGCTCGCGGCCAGCTGAACGGACTCCGATGACCCTCACCTTCCACTGGTTCCTGCCCACCTACGGCGACAGCCGCTACCTGGTCGGCGGCGGCCACGGCGTGCACACCAGCACCGCGGGCGGCGCCCGCCCGGCCACCCTGGCCTACCTCGGCCAGATCGCCCGCAGCGCCGAACAACTCGGCTTCGTCGGCGCGCTCACCCCGACCGGGGCCTGGTGCGAGGACGCCTGGCTGTCCACCGCGATGCTCACCGAGGTCACCGAACGCCTCAAGTTCCTGGTCGCCTTCCGACCGGGCCTGCTCTCGCCCACGCTGGCCGCGCAGATGGCCGCCACCTACCAGCGGCACTCCGGCGGACGGTTGCTGCTCAACGTGGTCACCGGCGGGGAAAGCCAGGAACAACGCGCGCACGGCGACTTCCTCGGCAAGGACGAGCGCTACGCCCGCACCGGGGAGTTCCTGGACATCGTCGGCCGGTTGTGGCGCGGCGAACGGGTCAACCACACCGGCGTGCACCTGGCCGTGGAGGGCGCCGAGCTGACCAGGGTGCCGGATCCGGTGCCGCCCATCTACTTCGGCGGTTCCTCCCCGGCCGCGGGCGTGATCGCCGCCCGGCACGCCGACGTCTACCTCACCTGGGGCGAGCAACCCGCGCAGGTCGCGGAGAAGATCGCCTGGATCCGGAAACTGGCCGCCGAACAAGGTCGCACCGTGCGCTTCGGCATCCGGCTGCACGTGATCGCCAGGGACACCGCGCAACACGCCTGGGCCGAGGCGCAACGCCTGCTCGACGCCCTGGACCCGGCCACGATCGAAGCGGTGCAACAGGGTCTGGCCCGCAGCGAGTCCGAAGGGCAGCGGCGGATGATCGCCCTGCACGGTGGCTCCACCGACGGCCTGGAGATCGCGCCGAACCTGTGGGCCGGGGTCGGCCTGGTGCGCGGGGGAGCGGGCACCGCACTGGTCGGCAGCCACGAGGAGGTCGCCGACCGGATCGCCGAGTACCACGCCCTGGGCATCGAGGAGTTCGTGCTCTCCGGGCACCCACACCTGGAGGAGGCCTACTGGTTCGGCGAAGGCGTGCTGCCGGTGCTCGCCCGCAGGGGCCTGTGGCGCAACCCATACGGCCAAACGGCGCAACCCACCGCCGCCATCCCGTTCGCCCAACCCGCGGCAGAGTAGTGCCGGTCCGCGGAGCCACGCACGCGATAGCCGCGCCGAGGCGGCCCCTGGCGGCACGGCCGGACCACCCGAATACGCCCTGTATGAGGGCGGCCCGGCCGCACCGCCAGGAACCACCTCGATCACGACTCTCACGCACGCGGCTCCACGGACAGGCACTGGGCCGGTTCTGTTCACACTCTTGACACGGCAGAGTGGTCTAGTCCATTTTGGGTTCACGCCAGTCTCGGTGTGAGCCGCACTACAACACGACTCCACGCCGAGAGCAACACACCGCCGCCAAACGGTTGTCCGTTGCTCGCGAGGTGTGGAGGTTGTCGTGACGCGCAGACGTCAGCAACTGCTGGTGGGACTTCTGGCCATGGCCACGGCCGCAGTGGGACTGGGGGTCCCGGCGAGCGCGGCCGAGCCGAACCTGGTGGCCAATCCCGGGTTCGAGCAGAGCACCGCGGGCTGGACCTGCACCGCGGGCGGCAGCACGGTGGCCGGCCCGGTGCGTTCCGGCGCGGCCGCGCTGACCACCACCCCGGCCGGGCAGGACAACGCGCGCTGCTCGCAGTCGGTGCCGGTCAAGCCGAGTTCCAGCTACACGCTGACCGCCTGGGTGCAGGGCAGCTACACCTACCTGGGCGCCAGTGGCACCGGCGGCACCGACGTGAGCACCTGGACCCCCGGCGGCAGCGCCTGGACCCAGCTCTCCACCAGCTTCACCACCGGCGCGAACACCAGCCGGGTCACCGTCTACACGCACGGCTGGTACGGCCAGGGCGCCTACTTCGTCGACGACGTCGCGCTGACCGGCCCGCCCGGCACCGGCGATCCCGACCCGCAGGCCCCCGCCACCCCCGGCGGGCTGAGCGCGGGTTCGCCCACCAGTTCCTCGATCTCGCTGTCCTGGTCGGCGGTCTCCGGCGCGGCCGGCTACCACGTCTACCGCGGCGGCAGCCGGGTCGCCAGCGTCACCGGGACCTCGCACACCGACACCGGCCTGAGCCCGTCGACCAGCTACTCCTACCAGGTCAGCGCGTACAACACGGTCGGTGAGTCCACCCGCTCCGGCGCGGTGCCGGCCAGCACCACCGGCGGCACCGGCAACCCTGGCGGCCCGCTGCCCAAGCGGATCCTGACCGGGTACTGGCAGAACTTCGTCAACGGCGCGGCCAACCTGCGCATCCGGGACATCGACCCGCAGTACGACCTGATCGCGATCGCCTTCGCCGACGCGCTCACCACCCGGCCCGGCGCGGTCGGCTTCAGCGTGGATCCCGGCCTGTCCAGCGCGCTCGGCGGGTACAGCGACGCGGACATGATCGCCGACATCGCGGCGAAGAAGGCCCAGGGCAAGCGATTCGTCTTCTCCATCGGCGGCGAACGCGGCAACGTGGACTTCAGCAACGCGGCCAACGTGGGCGCGTTCGTGGAGACGATGACCGCGCTGATCCGCAAGTTCGGCGTGGACGGCGTGGACATCGACCTGGAGCACGGGCTGCACGCCGGGAACGTGGCCAACGCGGTCCGCCAGCTGCGCAACACCTTCGGCGCCAACTTCATCTACACCATGGCCCCGCAGACCCTGGACGTGCAGCCCGGCGGCCGGTACATGCCGCTGATCGAGGCCACCAAGGACATCCTCACCGTGGTGCACACCCAGTACTACAACTCCGGGTCGATGAACGACTGCAACGGCGGCGTGGTGCACCAGGGCAACATCGACTTCATCACCGGCCAGGCCTGCATCCTGCTCAAGACGTTGCGGCCGGACCAGGTCGCGCTCGGCGTGCCCGCCTCCACCAGCGGCGCGGGCAGCGGCTACGTCTCGCCCTCGGTGGTCAACAACGCGGCCAGCTGCCTGGTGAAGCTGCAGAGCTGCGGCGGCTTCAAACCCGGTGCGGCGGCGGCGAACCTGCGTGGCGTGATGACCTGGTCGATCAACTGGGATCAGAGCAACGGCAGGCAGTTCGCCAACACGGTCAAGCCGCATCTGAACGCACTCGGCTGAGCCGTCCCCGAACGGCGGTCCGCGTCCCCGTCCTCCCATCCGGGGGCGCGGACCGCCCCATCACCCACGCCACCAGGGGGATCCCATGCGACTTCGTTCGCTGCTGCTCGTCTTCGCCTTGCTGCTCAACGTTCTGCTCGCCGTCCCGGCCACCGCGGCGGAGAGCGGGGCCCGGATCGTCCGCTCCACCACCCTGTCCGACCGGCTGGTCGAACTCGCGGTGCGCTCGGATGCCTTGGGCGGCAAGGAGGTCGGCGTCCGGGTGCTGCTGCCCGCCGGGTACCGGGAGCAGCCGGGGCGGCGCTGGCCTACGTTGTTCCTGCTGCACGGGTGCTGCGAGGGCGAGACCGGGTACCGGTCCTGGACGGTCAACGTGGACGGCGCGGCGGCCACCGCGGGCGCGCAGGCGCTGATCGTGATGCCCGAGGGCGGCGCGGCCGGGTTCTACTCGAACTGGCTCGGCGACGGCCCGGCCTGGGAGCGGTTCCACCTGGGTGAGCTGAAGCGGTTGCTGGAGAAGGAGTTCCGGGCCAACCAGCGGCGCGCGGTGGCCGGGCTGTCCATGGGCGGGTTCGGCGCACTGTCTTATGCGGCAAGGCATCCGGGGTTCTTCAGCTACGCGGCCGCCTACAGCGGTGTGGTGCACACCCGCTACCAGGGCTCCCGCGGCACCGACCTGGTGCAGCGGATCCTGACCGAACGCGGCTTCGACAAGAACGCGCTGTGGGGCGATCCTGTCGCGCAGGAACGGATCTGGCGCGCGCACAACCCGTTCGACCTGGCCGCCCGGCTGCGCCACACGCCGGTGTACCTGGCCTCCGGCGACGGACGGCCCGGACCGCTCGACCCGCCGGGGTCGACGAATGACTGGGTGGAGGAACTGCTCGGCGAACAGACCGTGTCGCTGGCCAATGAGTTGCGGCGCAACGGGGTTCGGTTGAGCACTGATCTGTACGGGGCCGGTCGCCACAACTGGCCCTACTGGGAGCGCGCCCTGAAGCACTCCCTGCCGATGCTGCTCCGCTCCATCGGCGCATGACTCTGATCCCTGTGCAGAGCACTGAAGGAGCCACCATGAAACGCTTCATCGGACTGACGCTGGCGGCCCTCGTCGCGGGCGCGCTCGCCCTGTTCGTGCCCACCCCGCAGGCCGAGGCCGCCGCCTGCGCCGCGGGCTGGAACTCCAGCCAGCAGTACACCGGCGGGGCCCAGGTCTCGCACAACGGCCGCAACTACTCGGCGAAGTGGTGGACCCAGAACGAGACCCCCGGCGGCGCTGCGGTGTGGGCCGACCAGGGCGCCTGCGGCGGCGGGGGCGGCACGCCGAGCTGCAGCCACCCGAACTGGGTGGCCGGGCAGTTCTACGCGGCGGGTTCGATCGTGCGCTACACCAACGGCCAGTACTACCGGGCCAAGCACGAGAACCCCGG contains:
- the ssuE gene encoding NADPH-dependent FMN reductase; protein product: MPTILVISGSPSASSKTAALVEQLADRLGGQDHRVRTIAVRSLPAEALLAADATNPRIAEVVRAIAEADGLVVASPVYKAAYTGVLKALLDLLPQFAFAGKVVLPLLTGGSPAHVLALDYALRPVLNSLGAHHIVQGYFVLDKLIERTESGIALAEEAERNLLSIVDTFSTAVHRRRGELLAAS
- a CDS encoding alpha/beta hydrolase — protein: MRLRSLLLVFALLLNVLLAVPATAAESGARIVRSTTLSDRLVELAVRSDALGGKEVGVRVLLPAGYREQPGRRWPTLFLLHGCCEGETGYRSWTVNVDGAAATAGAQALIVMPEGGAAGFYSNWLGDGPAWERFHLGELKRLLEKEFRANQRRAVAGLSMGGFGALSYAARHPGFFSYAAAYSGVVHTRYQGSRGTDLVQRILTERGFDKNALWGDPVAQERIWRAHNPFDLAARLRHTPVYLASGDGRPGPLDPPGSTNDWVEELLGEQTVSLANELRRNGVRLSTDLYGAGRHNWPYWERALKHSLPMLLRSIGA
- a CDS encoding LLM class flavin-dependent oxidoreductase; this translates as MTLTFHWFLPTYGDSRYLVGGGHGVHTSTAGGARPATLAYLGQIARSAEQLGFVGALTPTGAWCEDAWLSTAMLTEVTERLKFLVAFRPGLLSPTLAAQMAATYQRHSGGRLLLNVVTGGESQEQRAHGDFLGKDERYARTGEFLDIVGRLWRGERVNHTGVHLAVEGAELTRVPDPVPPIYFGGSSPAAGVIAARHADVYLTWGEQPAQVAEKIAWIRKLAAEQGRTVRFGIRLHVIARDTAQHAWAEAQRLLDALDPATIEAVQQGLARSESEGQRRMIALHGGSTDGLEIAPNLWAGVGLVRGGAGTALVGSHEEVADRIAEYHALGIEEFVLSGHPHLEEAYWFGEGVLPVLARRGLWRNPYGQTAQPTAAIPFAQPAAE
- a CDS encoding chitinase gives rise to the protein MTRRRQQLLVGLLAMATAAVGLGVPASAAEPNLVANPGFEQSTAGWTCTAGGSTVAGPVRSGAAALTTTPAGQDNARCSQSVPVKPSSSYTLTAWVQGSYTYLGASGTGGTDVSTWTPGGSAWTQLSTSFTTGANTSRVTVYTHGWYGQGAYFVDDVALTGPPGTGDPDPQAPATPGGLSAGSPTSSSISLSWSAVSGAAGYHVYRGGSRVASVTGTSHTDTGLSPSTSYSYQVSAYNTVGESTRSGAVPASTTGGTGNPGGPLPKRILTGYWQNFVNGAANLRIRDIDPQYDLIAIAFADALTTRPGAVGFSVDPGLSSALGGYSDADMIADIAAKKAQGKRFVFSIGGERGNVDFSNAANVGAFVETMTALIRKFGVDGVDIDLEHGLHAGNVANAVRQLRNTFGANFIYTMAPQTLDVQPGGRYMPLIEATKDILTVVHTQYYNSGSMNDCNGGVVHQGNIDFITGQACILLKTLRPDQVALGVPASTSGAGSGYVSPSVVNNAASCLVKLQSCGGFKPGAAAANLRGVMTWSINWDQSNGRQFANTVKPHLNALG